Proteins encoded in a region of the Sphingomonas sp. HMP9 genome:
- the hppD gene encoding 4-hydroxyphenylpyruvate dioxygenase: protein MDHMDVNPMGLDGFEFAEFTSPDPDRMAAQFEQFGFVAASSHPTKAVIRYKQGRINLLLNREDGGHAAAFRADHGPSASGMAFRVHDAKAAFDAALARGAKAADASTGALGEGSYVLEGIGGSLLYLVDKHGAAGSLYDDWTAVPGAAEAEAANNVGLDLLDHLTHNVKRGQMRTWAEFYGQIFGFEEQKYFDIKGKATGLFSQAMIAPDRAIRIPLNESQDDKSQIEEFLKDYNGEGIQHLALTTDDIFETVEKLRARGVKLQDTIETYYELVDKRVPNHGHDLERLRRNRILIDGNVGEEGLLLQIFTENMFGPIFFEIIQRKGNEGFGNGNFQALYESIELDQIRRGVITVDA, encoded by the coding sequence ATGGACCATATGGACGTAAACCCAATGGGTCTCGACGGGTTCGAGTTTGCCGAATTCACCTCGCCCGACCCCGACCGGATGGCCGCGCAGTTCGAGCAGTTCGGTTTCGTCGCCGCCTCGTCTCACCCAACCAAGGCCGTGATTCGGTACAAGCAGGGCCGCATCAACCTGCTGCTCAACCGCGAAGACGGTGGCCATGCGGCGGCATTCCGCGCCGATCATGGACCGTCGGCGAGCGGCATGGCGTTCCGGGTTCATGACGCCAAGGCAGCGTTCGACGCCGCCCTCGCGCGCGGGGCCAAGGCGGCGGATGCCAGCACGGGTGCGCTCGGCGAGGGTAGCTACGTACTCGAAGGGATCGGCGGCTCGCTATTGTATCTGGTCGACAAGCATGGCGCTGCGGGCAGCCTGTACGACGACTGGACCGCAGTCCCGGGCGCAGCCGAAGCGGAAGCCGCGAACAATGTCGGTCTCGACCTGCTCGACCACCTTACCCACAACGTGAAGCGTGGCCAGATGCGGACCTGGGCCGAGTTCTACGGCCAGATCTTCGGCTTTGAGGAGCAGAAGTATTTCGACATCAAGGGCAAGGCGACCGGGCTGTTCAGCCAAGCGATGATCGCCCCCGACCGCGCGATCCGCATCCCGCTCAATGAGAGTCAGGACGACAAGAGCCAGATCGAGGAATTCCTCAAGGACTATAACGGCGAAGGCATCCAGCATCTGGCGCTGACCACCGACGATATCTTCGAGACGGTTGAAAAACTGCGCGCGCGCGGCGTCAAGCTGCAGGATACGATCGAGACCTATTACGAGCTGGTCGACAAGCGCGTGCCGAACCACGGCCACGACCTCGAACGCCTGCGCCGCAACCGCATCCTGATCGACGGCAATGTCGGCGAGGAGGGTCTGTTGCTCCAGATCTTCACCGAGAACATGTTCGGGCCGATCTTCTTCGAGATTATCCAGCGCAAGGGCAATGAAGGCTTCGGCAACGGCAATTTTCAGGCGCTGTACGAGAGCATCGAGCTCGACCAGATCCGCCGGGGCGTGATCACCGTCGACGCCTGA
- the hmgA gene encoding homogentisate 1,2-dioxygenase — protein MTIHQPINAAGETAGQSEYLPGFGNHVSTEAVPGALPIGRNSPQRPAFGLYTEQLSGTAFTAPRHENRRSWLYRMRPTAEHPPFERYTGAKRFAPGTTDAPLAPNRLRWDPIEAPASGTDLVDGMTTMLANRDPADLEGVALHVYAANTDMTDRVFMDADGELLFVPQHGRLRLLTELGRIDVAPGQIALIPRGVRFRAELPDGEARGYVAENYGPLFRLPDLGPIGANGLANPRDFETPFAWFEDRDAPVEVVQKFMGSLWTTTLDHSPLDVVAWHGNLAPWRYDLSRFNTINTVSFDHPDPSIFTLLTSPSDVPGRANADFVIFPPRWMVAEGTFRPPWFHRNIMSEAMGLITGAYDAKAEGFAPGGISLHNLMSGHGPDLASWQGASAADLKPHKIDGTMAFMLESCWPYAPTDYALDHAQLDYDAVWSDFPKAILPR, from the coding sequence ATGACAATCCACCAGCCGATCAACGCCGCAGGCGAGACCGCCGGCCAGAGCGAGTACCTCCCCGGCTTCGGCAACCACGTATCGACCGAAGCCGTCCCCGGCGCACTGCCGATCGGCCGCAATTCCCCGCAACGCCCGGCGTTCGGACTCTACACCGAGCAGCTCTCCGGCACCGCCTTCACCGCGCCGCGGCATGAGAACCGCCGCAGCTGGCTCTACCGGATGCGCCCGACCGCCGAGCATCCGCCGTTCGAACGTTACACCGGCGCGAAGCGGTTCGCCCCCGGCACTACCGACGCGCCGCTTGCGCCCAATCGCCTGCGCTGGGACCCGATCGAAGCACCTGCTTCCGGCACCGATCTGGTCGACGGCATGACGACGATGCTCGCCAACCGCGATCCCGCCGACCTTGAGGGCGTCGCGCTCCACGTCTACGCCGCCAATACCGACATGACCGACCGCGTGTTCATGGACGCGGACGGCGAGCTGTTGTTCGTGCCGCAGCACGGCCGGCTGCGGCTGCTGACCGAACTCGGGCGGATCGATGTCGCCCCCGGCCAGATCGCGCTGATTCCCCGCGGCGTCCGCTTCCGCGCCGAACTCCCCGACGGAGAAGCGCGCGGCTATGTCGCGGAGAATTACGGCCCGTTGTTCCGCCTGCCCGATCTCGGCCCGATCGGTGCCAACGGCCTCGCCAACCCGCGCGATTTCGAGACGCCGTTCGCGTGGTTCGAGGATCGCGACGCGCCGGTCGAGGTCGTCCAGAAGTTCATGGGATCGCTGTGGACCACCACGCTCGATCATTCGCCGCTCGACGTCGTCGCGTGGCACGGCAACCTTGCCCCCTGGCGCTACGACCTGTCGCGGTTCAACACGATCAACACGGTCAGCTTCGACCATCCCGATCCCTCGATCTTCACGCTGCTGACCTCGCCCAGCGACGTGCCCGGCCGCGCCAACGCCGATTTCGTGATCTTCCCGCCGCGCTGGATGGTGGCGGAGGGGACGTTCCGCCCGCCCTGGTTCCACCGCAACATCATGTCCGAGGCGATGGGGCTCATCACCGGCGCGTACGACGCCAAAGCCGAGGGGTTCGCGCCCGGCGGCATCTCGCTGCACAATCTGATGTCCGGCCACGGCCCCGATCTGGCAAGCTGGCAGGGCGCGAGCGCGGCCGACCTGAAGCCGCACAAGATCGACGGGACGATGGCATTCATGCTGGAGAGCTGCTGGCCCTACGCACCGACCGACTATGCGCTGGACCATGCGCAGCTCGATTACGACGCGGTCTGGTCCGATTTCCCCAAGGCGATCCTGCCGCGGTGA
- the maiA gene encoding maleylacetoacetate isomerase, whose translation MTPTLHGYWRSTAAYRVRIALAVKDVDYAQVPHDLRTGAHREPGYRALNPQALVPALETDDAVLTQSPAILEWIDETYPDPPLLPADANGRAVVRAMAATIACDIHPVNNLRILNALRSEFGADDAAVNRWIARWIGEGFAALEVMIAHHGKGFAFGATPTIADCHLVPQVYSAERFGVDLSPYPHLKAAADMARALPAFAAAHPDRQPDADRS comes from the coding sequence GTGACCCCGACGCTCCACGGCTATTGGCGCTCGACCGCCGCCTACCGGGTCCGCATCGCGCTCGCCGTGAAGGACGTCGACTATGCGCAGGTCCCGCATGACCTGCGCACCGGCGCGCACCGCGAGCCGGGCTACCGTGCGCTCAATCCGCAGGCACTCGTGCCGGCACTGGAAACCGACGACGCTGTCCTGACGCAGAGCCCCGCGATCCTCGAATGGATCGACGAGACCTATCCCGATCCTCCTTTGCTTCCGGCCGACGCGAATGGTCGCGCAGTCGTCCGCGCGATGGCCGCGACGATCGCGTGCGATATCCACCCGGTGAACAACCTGCGGATCCTGAACGCGCTGCGGAGCGAGTTCGGCGCCGACGATGCCGCCGTGAACCGCTGGATCGCGCGCTGGATCGGCGAGGGGTTCGCCGCGCTGGAGGTGATGATCGCGCATCATGGCAAAGGCTTCGCGTTCGGCGCGACGCCAACGATCGCCGACTGCCACCTGGTGCCGCAGGTCTATTCCGCCGAGCGCTTCGGTGTCGATCTCTCTCCCTACCCGCACCTTAAGGCTGCGGCCGACATGGCCCGCGCCCTCCCCGCCTTCGCCGCCGCGCACCCCGACCGGCAACCGGACGCGGATCGCTCATGA
- a CDS encoding Rieske (2Fe-2S) protein, whose translation MSDGERLTATPSGIKLAPLDTVAEGKARNFVVQMRAGRFHGFVVRKDDAVVGYVDRCPHMGLPLAQVLDDYLTPRGDLIACSWHSALFAIHSGACVGGPCAGARLTPWPVAVVDGMIVTAG comes from the coding sequence ATGAGCGACGGCGAGCGGCTTACCGCCACGCCTAGCGGGATCAAACTCGCGCCGCTCGACACGGTCGCCGAGGGCAAGGCGCGCAACTTCGTGGTGCAGATGCGTGCCGGGCGGTTTCACGGGTTCGTGGTGCGCAAGGATGACGCGGTGGTCGGCTATGTCGATCGCTGCCCGCATATGGGCCTGCCGCTCGCGCAGGTGCTCGACGACTATCTCACCCCGCGCGGCGACCTGATCGCGTGCAGCTGGCATTCGGCGCTGTTCGCGATTCACAGCGGCGCATGCGTCGGCGGCCCATGCGCGGGCGCCCGCCTGACGCCGTGGCCGGTCGCGGTGGTCGACGGGATGATCGTCACCGCAGGCTGA
- the trhO gene encoding oxygen-dependent tRNA uridine(34) hydroxylase TrhO, protein MTQNLPIRVVALYRFTPFADIAAIQPPLALACCSNGVKGTLLLAAEGINGTIAGSEAGIDAVLAHIRALPGCADLEVKESRAGTMPFHRMKVRLKREIVTMGEPTIDPLDGVGHYVEPADWNALIAEPGTIVIDTRNDYEVSVGTFAGAVDPQTRSFRDFPAWFRAHRAELVGDGPPPKIAMFCTGGIRCEKSTAFLKAEGLDEVYHLKGGILKYLETVPETESLWEGECFVFDQRVAVGHGLVPGSHVLCNACRMPVSVAERASPLYVEGISCPNCHDARDESQRAGYAERERQMRLAEARGETHVGAVLSKTHGNDDHHTPSRRPDESQDPEPRT, encoded by the coding sequence ATGACCCAAAATCTCCCCATCCGCGTCGTGGCGCTGTATCGCTTCACGCCGTTCGCCGACATCGCCGCGATCCAGCCGCCGCTTGCGCTCGCATGCTGCTCGAACGGGGTGAAGGGTACGCTGCTGCTCGCGGCCGAGGGGATCAACGGGACGATCGCCGGGTCCGAGGCGGGGATCGATGCCGTTCTCGCGCATATCCGCGCGCTGCCGGGCTGCGCCGACCTGGAGGTCAAGGAATCGCGCGCCGGGACGATGCCGTTCCACCGCATGAAGGTGCGGCTGAAGCGCGAGATCGTCACGATGGGCGAGCCGACGATCGATCCGCTCGACGGCGTGGGCCATTATGTCGAGCCCGCGGACTGGAACGCGCTGATCGCCGAGCCGGGGACAATCGTGATCGATACGCGCAACGACTACGAAGTGTCGGTCGGCACCTTCGCCGGCGCGGTCGATCCGCAGACACGCAGTTTCCGCGACTTCCCGGCATGGTTTCGCGCACATCGCGCCGAGCTGGTCGGCGACGGCCCGCCGCCGAAGATCGCGATGTTCTGCACCGGCGGCATCCGCTGCGAGAAATCGACCGCGTTCCTGAAGGCCGAGGGGCTCGACGAGGTCTATCACCTGAAGGGCGGTATCCTGAAATATCTCGAGACGGTGCCCGAGACGGAGAGCCTGTGGGAAGGCGAATGCTTCGTCTTCGATCAGCGCGTCGCGGTTGGCCACGGGCTCGTGCCGGGCAGCCACGTGCTGTGCAATGCCTGCCGGATGCCGGTCAGCGTCGCGGAGCGCGCCTCGCCGCTCTATGTAGAGGGGATCAGCTGCCCCAACTGCCACGACGCGCGGGACGAATCCCAACGCGCCGGCTATGCCGAACGCGAACGCCAGATGCGCCTAGCCGAAGCCCGCGGCGAAACCCATGTCGGCGCGGTACTCTCCAAGACGCACGGCAATGACGACCACCACACCCCCTCCCGTCGTCCTGACGAAAGTCAGGATCCAGAGCCAAGGACGTAG
- a CDS encoding ankyrin repeat domain-containing protein codes for MSDVRELPPLPPIERLIELLFDAARTGRDEMIPALLQAGVDIEVTDQKGYTPLVIASYNGQPGATAALLAAGAQVDGAADARGNTALMGVCFKGYAEIAQILLDAGADVNRRNGVGQTALMMAALVNKTAIIDLLLQHGADASVADAAGNTVHSLALSQGNTALAARFADPSPSS; via the coding sequence ATGAGCGACGTGCGCGAACTCCCCCCCTTGCCGCCGATCGAGCGGCTCATCGAATTGCTGTTCGATGCCGCGCGGACGGGGCGGGACGAAATGATCCCCGCCTTGTTGCAGGCGGGGGTCGATATCGAGGTGACCGATCAGAAGGGCTACACGCCGCTCGTGATCGCGAGCTATAACGGCCAGCCCGGCGCCACCGCGGCTTTGCTCGCGGCAGGCGCGCAGGTCGACGGCGCGGCGGATGCGCGCGGCAATACCGCGCTGATGGGCGTCTGCTTCAAGGGCTATGCCGAGATCGCGCAGATCCTGCTCGACGCGGGTGCGGACGTGAACCGCCGCAACGGTGTCGGCCAGACCGCGCTGATGATGGCGGCGCTGGTGAACAAGACGGCGATCATCGACCTGCTGCTGCAGCATGGCGCGGACGCATCGGTTGCGGATGCTGCGGGCAACACCGTGCACTCGCTGGCGCTGTCGCAGGGCAATACAGCGTTGGCCGCGCGATTTGCTGACCCTAGTCCGTCATCCTGA